GTGGGCGTCGCTGTATCGGCGGGTTCGGGAATATCCGCGGGGCTCTCGGCGGTTTCCCCGGACGGGCTTCCGCCGGTCTCGGCGGTCGGGGTGGCCTTTGGCTCGGGCGATCCCGCGCCGGCCGCATTCTCGGTCAGATTGCATGCCAGCATCATCAGCAGGAGAAGAGGAAGCAACACACAGAATCGATTCGGCGTTTTCGATTTACACATCTCCTCCTCCTTTGGAATAGCCTCAAATCCGCCCCTGCGGTCGAGGATCAACCAAGTGTTTGGAACCCCTCCGCCCATGTTTCTTTCAGTGTAGTACAAACCTCCGGCATCCACAAATTCCGGCCTCCCGGCGCACTTTCCGCCGGGTCCGCTCGCGCCCATCCGCAGATTGCATCGCCGCGTCCGCGCATTCCGGAAGGCATCTGCCCCCGGGGTCCGCCTTTGCGCTCGAGATCCGGAGCACAGCCTGCCCACGGGCCGCGCAAGGAGCCGTCGCGGAATCCCACCGTCCCCCCGCGGATGCCGAACCACCCACGGCGCGCCTATGGAAAATCGCGGCCGCGCCCGCCGCGGCTGCTTAAAAGCCCCCCGGCGGGCACCCGAGTTCCACGTAGATGCCGATGTTCACCACCTCGCTCTCGCCCGCGGCCAATTCCACCGTCACCGGATGCGGCGTGGTGTATTCGATCCACCCGGCGTATTCGTGGCTGACGCAATAGGTCCCGGCCGGAACCTCCGTGAAGGAGAACCGCCCGTCGGCGCCGGGCGCCGTGCTGCGGTATCCGGAAGAGGGGCAGGCCCCCTGGCCGAGCGTGATCTGCCCGGCGTCGGATCCCGGCTCGCCGTCGTCGATCACCCCGTTGTGCCAGCCGGCAAGGTTGTCGCAGGTCCCATCGAGCCAAAGCCTACCGGAGATGGTGCCGTTGTACATGCACAGCCCCGGTTCGGTGCCGGACGGCGTGAAGCCGTAGGCGTCGCGGCAGGTGTTGTCCAGTCCCCAGATCCCTTTCAGCGGGTACAGGTCGGCTTGCGCCGGAAACGGCGACCCGGCCTCGGCCGCGGTGAAGTGATCGTTGTAATCGAACCAGTCCGAGCGCCGGATCCCCGCGTCCGCCAAACCGTTCCAGAGGAACGCTGACGCGTTCCCCAGCGCGGAATATTTGAACGCCAGCTGAACCTTCGCCCCGCCCTCGGTCTGCCGGATCCACGCCAAGTCCGGATCCGCCCCCTGCCCGTCGGCGAACAGCTTACGCTCGTATCCGTCCGCGTTCGAAGCCGGCGGATCGCCCGCCTGCGGGTGCGCGCCGCCCACGTCGTTGTTCCCGTCTTCCCACGCCTCCACCCCCTGCACGGTCCAATCGGCGCCGGAAGGGGAAATCCCCCACACCAGAACGTCCCCGCGGCCGTCCCGGTCCAGGTCGAATTCGCCCCCGTACACCGTCTGCCCCACCCCCGCCGCGCGCGGGGCGATGAAGAAGAAGGTCAGGTAGATCCACGGTTCCACGATCCGCAATTCCACCCGCTCCAGGTCCACGTCGGAAAGGTAC
The Anaerolineales bacterium genome window above contains:
- a CDS encoding carboxypeptidase regulatory-like domain-containing protein: MIEYTAGKTKSAAPPWRSLAALGFLLAIAGGACVVSGDATGEVVYVTATPESGGGGGSETEQAGPPSSGTAESGPVEPSPTFTVAHLNTPPGAGGTTRYVTDPVTRDYAPQKRAPSGSDIFAGNRWERPYTAEAMEYLSDVDLERVELRIVEPWIYLTFFFIAPRAAGVGQTVYGGEFDLDRDGRGDVLVWGISPSGADWTVQGVEAWEDGNNDVGGAHPQAGDPPASNADGYERKLFADGQGADPDLAWIRQTEGGAKVQLAFKYSALGNASAFLWNGLADAGIRRSDWFDYNDHFTAAEAGSPFPAQADLYPLKGIWGLDNTCRDAYGFTPSGTEPGLCMYNGTISGRLWLDGTCDNLAGWHNGVIDDGEPGSDAGQITLGQGACPSSGYRSTAPGADGRFSFTEVPAGTYCVSHEYAGWIEYTTPHPVTVELAAGESEVVNIGIYVELGCPPGGF